CGTGAGGAACAGAAAACCGGCGGTTCGAGGAATCCAACGTGATGCAAAGGAGCAATACCATTGGAGGAGGGATTTCATGGTTGGAGTTGGTCGGTGGATTTTGGGGTGAGCAGCGTCGGAAATGCCGCTGGCATACCGGCACACGGCCCGTCTTATGGCATAGATCGGCCGGGGGATCAATCCGCTGAAGTTGGATTCGAGGGCGGTCCGTGAATGCCGAAGCTGTTCCTGGCTCTCCTCGCCCGCGGATGAATAACTTTAGAAACCGTATCAGTTGTATGTCGTGGGGCGCAGGCTGCCCAGCCTGCCTTATCTCGCCGACTGCCCGGCGGCCCGTCGGGTGAAGAACGAGACCCTTCCATGCTCTCCACGCGCCGGGTTCCCTTCGTCGCCCCGCAGGCTGGGCAGCGTGCGCCACAGCAGACAGGGCTGTCTGCGTGACCACGACAACCCGGTCACCGACAACCTCTGGATGCGCCGGGGGCGGTTGCGAGGGTGGGATCTACGCCTAGCCCGGATATTTCATACTGAGCTTGAATCCGCGACAGTGCGCCGCGTGAGGGCACGCGGCCTACAATCGCGACTGCCTCCGTGTTTGTAGGCCCGGTGTCCTCACCGGGCGTCCCGTGCATGAAATATGCGGGCTAGGCCATAGGAAGTGTCTCGGCGAGGCTTCGCCGAATTTGAAACGCGCCTGGTGTGGCCCGGATTGGCGTGCCCTACCAGACGAACGGGCTCGCGACGGCGAACCGAGCCCAGGGACTGGCCGGAAGGGGCACGAAGATAGGCGGGCTAAGAATGGCGAAAGGTAATGCGGGCCTTGCCGAGGTCGTAGGGTGACATCTCGACGTTGACTTTGTCGCCGACGCTGATCCGGATGAAGTTCTTGCGCATTTTTCCGGAAATGTGGGCCAGGACTTCATGTCCGGTGGGTAACGCGACGCGGAACATGGTGCCGGGAAGCACCTGTGTGACCGTACCTACGAGTTCGATTGGTTCTTCCTTAGCCATGTATGGGTGCGCGGACCTCCCCAAAGCAACCGAGTTTCGGGGACTTCCGCAACAAGAGCAGGCAGACTGCTGATTCGTTCCTCTGATTGCAAGCACTTAGCACCCTTCTGGACGGGAGGAGTTTTAGAGATGGCGCAGTCGTCCGCGGTATTTTTCCAGCAACTGGTGATTGTGGGCGTCACCGTTGGTGTTGCTGCTGATGTAAATTTCCGGACAGGTTCCCTTCAAGAGCGCCAGTCGAATCGCCTCGACGACCATGGCGTTGATGAGAAACAAGCCGGTCAGACTTGACATGGGACCCACCCGTCCAGGCAGGCCGGGGAAATCCAGGCAGGCGTCGCCCGACACTCCGCAATTGTCCAACACCAGATCGCAAACTTCGAAAAGGCGTTTGCCGGAAGTGTGCCGGGAGGGCCAAGCCTGCGACTGTTCCATGTTGGTGACGGCAATCGTTCGGAGTCCCAATTCCTTGCCTCGCAAAGCCATCTCGATGGGAACCGCGTTGCGTCCGGAATTTGATGCGACGATGAGAATGTCCCCGGGTGCAACAGGATAGGAAGCCAGGATGCGATCCGCCAGACCGGTTTCCCGCTCCACATAGGTGGCTTGGATGGCTTCGTGATGAAGCATCAGCCGGTGATCGAGGATAGGCGCGGCCCGGGCAAGTCCTCCGGCGCGGTAAAAAACCTCCTCGGCGAGCATGTGTGAATGCCCGGTGCCGAACACATAGAGCCAGCGATCCGCCACAAGCGCCTGGGCGAGCCATTCGGCCGTGGTTTGCAATGAGGCGGCCTGGGTTTGGCGCACCTTCTCGAGTTGGGCGAGGACAGCGTGGTAGAAGCGATCGATTCCGTTGTTTTCAGTCATGATGGGAAAGGGTTGAGGTGCTCATGGGTTACGGGATGGTGATTCCCGAGCGTGGGTCGCGTGGACCCGAGGATCGGTCTCAGGTGACCTGAGGGGAGAGGGACTCGGCCGTGGCCCCGGGCGGGGGAAAGGGCGGTGACGATTCCTTCAGGTTTTGGATGACTTCGGGAGTGAGGGTAATCCCGGCATCCACCAGCGCCATCGCGGCGGCGCCCAGCATGGGTGCGAGATGGCCTTCCATCACGAGGATTCCCGAGTGTTCCTCCATGCGTGCGATCAACGCCTCCCGAACCCGGGCATTCTTGCGGAGCACGCTGCCGTTAAAATACACCGGTACCGGATCGAGTTTCAGTTCCGCGCCGTGGATGGCGTAAAGGGCAAGGTCGCCCAGGCTCTTTCCCCCGTCGCGGCATATTTCTTGAAAGACGAGATCGGTATCCGCCTGAGTGGAGAGGTAGCCCGCGAGCGCGGCCATTTTCTCCTTGTTGAAATCCTGCCGGTGAATGATTGGAACAATGTCGCTGAGATCGCGCACTTGGAACCAGCGGGAGATATCCGAAACCAGCGCCGTCTCAGGCCCCCGTCCCTCCAGCGCGGCGATCGCGGCACGGATGGACTGGACGGCGACCCAATAAGCGCTGCCTTCGTCTCCGAGGAGATGTCCCCAGCCTCCGGTTTGAAAGAAACGTCCGGCATCACTCTTCGCGAGGATCACGGATCCGGTTCCACTGATGATCAGGACACCGGGCCGGTTCAGGCAGACACCGGCGTAGGCGGTCATGCAATCGCTGACGAGCCGGGTACGATCCGACGGGATGAGTCCCTGGCAAAGTTTCAGTTTTTGGTCCGGCGGCGCCTCGGCGAAAAGGGCGGCGGAGCCGATGACCGCCCCCACCAGCGTGCGCCCGAGCGGGAGCTGGCTGTCGAGATTGCGGACCAGATCATGGAGATTCCTCCGGGTGGCGGCCAGGGGGCTGCCGAGAAAATTGAGCGAGCCTGATTGGGCACGGGCGATGACTTTGCCTTCCAGCGTGACGGCAACGCCGAAGCTGTAAGTGGCACCCCCGTCGATGCCAAAGACGTATTCTTGGGAAGAGGCGGAAGATTTCATGCCGCGAATCGGAGGCCGAGATATAATGTCGCGGAGTCGCCCGCCCCGGTGCGGATGAGCTCGGTGAAGCCAAGTTTGCCGTAGAAATGAAGGGCGCGGTGGTTTCCGGGATGCATGGCCAGATGGACTCCGGGCGAACCGAGCCGTCGAAGCTCGCCAAGCAAAATGTCCATCATCCGAACTCCGAGGCGATGCCCTTGGGCGCGGGGCATGAGGTCGATGTGGAGATGGGAGGGATAGTGCGCGTAGGGCTTGGGCAGGTGGATGGATGGATGATGATACTCCCAGTGCATTTTCCGGGCGGGGGTCCAGGTGGTGGGATCGCCTGAAGGTTCCGGAAATTGCCGTCTGAGTTCAGTCAGCCATTCCTCTTCGAAGCGGCGGTAAAAGGGACGCGAATCCAGAACTGCAAGCGCGTAGCCGCAGACTCCCGTGTCATCCTCCAGCACCAAGGCGAGACGCGGTTCGAATTGCAAGTAGGGACCGACATAAAATCGCCCCAGAGCCTCCGGATCATCTTGGAACAGGGAAGTGCCGTCCCGCCCGGCGTCCCCGGTTTCCAAGCAGACGCGATAGGTGGCCGGACGGTCGTCGGGCCGGGCGGCACGGATGCGGTAGCTTGGGCAAGGATCAGCCATGGTGAGCGCGGAGGGGATCAAGCGGTTCCGGCCGTGCCGGGAAAGAAACGCGCTGGGTTGACGGCTACTGAACCGTCGGGTCCGCGATTCAGGCAGGACTGAAGGGCGGCGATGAGACCCCCGCGGAGCAATTCCGGCGCGTGGTCGGCGGAAGTGAAGGTGCTTTGTCCATCCGCATCCCTCCAGGCCAGATACTGGGTCAGGAAAAGGAGGCATTCTTTCAGATCCCACACGGGACGATAAAGCGCCAGCAACAGGTCGCGGTTCTCGAGTTCTCCCAATTTCTGCTGGATCTCCGTGAGCCGCTGCAGCGTGCGTTCGAGCTTGGAACGGGTGGCGGGGTTCACGGGCGAGGGGGCGTGCAGGGCTTGCTCGATGGACTGCCAAAGTTCGCGACCCGCCGGGCCGGGTTGATAAGGCAGGTAAAAATGCTCGGCCAGCCATGACACGTCCTCCGCGGAAATTTCGTGGCGGCTGCCGGCGTTGAAGAGCCGGGTCCATGCGGTGGCGGCTTCGGTGAAGGCCTCGTCCGGTTGGTAAGAGGATGGGTTGGCGCACCATCGGGCAAAAGTCATGATCGGCATGAAGTTCGCTTCAAACTCACAGTTCGGGTTGATGACAATTCCTGAGCAACGATGGGCCAGGGAGGCGTCCCGACCGGTGAAAGGCCCGAGGTGGACGCGGCGCACATCGTAATCGTTGGCCCAAAGATTGTCCCAAATCAGGGGTTTTCGGCGCAAGACCTGGGCGAGTTCCTCGATTTCAGGCCCACCAAGGGTTTCCGCGATAATTTCACGCCCGGTCCAGAAGATGGCGATTTCCGGGTGTAAACGCTCGCCCAGCACGCGAAGGTAAGGGGAATCGGCGGGACGATTCCCAGCCATGCGTCCGCAGTATTCGGTGGGGCAAAACCAAAGGGAGCTGTCCGAACAGATCCTTTGGAGGGCTTCGCGCAGCCGGTTGGCGGTTTCGGATTGGGCGTGAGCGTGGGAAGGGAAACGAGCCTGGTCTTCAGGATGGAGGACCGCCGGGATGTCGTCGAAGAGCAGCGCGAATCGGCGGACCCCGAGCCGGGCGATTTGAACCAGCTTCGACTCCAAAGCTGTCCGATCCGAATCCGAGGTGAAGCGGATATCGAGGCCTGGCGCGATGGCATAGACGAAGTCGATCTGGTGGCGTTGGCAGTCGCGCAGGAGAGCGCCCAGTTCGGCTTCTTGTCCGGTGTCATACTCTTCGCGCCAGCGGGACCGGTGTTTGCGATCATCTTTGGGCGCGTAGAGATACGTATTCAGCCCGCCTTCCTTCATCCAACCGAACAGTTGGTGGCGTTGGCGGGCATTCCAGGGGCGTCCGTAAAATCCTTCGACGACTCCAGCGATCATGGGGATGGAGGAGAGGGTTGGACCCTAGGTTTGGTAGGCGAGCCAGAGCGCGCGAAAATACTTCATGATCCGGACAGGGTCGGGAGAATCCGGAATTTCCGCCAGACAAAAGCCGGTGTAACCGATTTCGTTCAACCGACGCAGCAGGGTGCGGAAGGGATAGTCCTCCAGGAACAGGTCGCGCATGTGAACGGCATTGATCTTGTGTTGAACAAGATTGAAGTTCGCGTCGAATCCGTCCCCGAGGAGGTCGGTTGGGTTGGAGTTCCAGCAAACGCCCACCGCTGGATGATCGGCCGCGTCGATGATTTTGCGAATATTGGGGAGCAGGCTGGTGCCGGTTCCATGAACTTCCAGGCGGATGACTTGACCGAGGTTGTGTCCGAATTGGCCGAGTTCTTTGAGGGA
This sequence is a window from Verrucomicrobiota bacterium. Protein-coding genes within it:
- the infA gene encoding translation initiation factor IF-1, translated to MAKEEPIELVGTVTQVLPGTMFRVALPTGHEVLAHISGKMRKNFIRISVGDKVNVEMSPYDLGKARITFRHS
- a CDS encoding sugar phosphate isomerase/epimerase, encoding MKLGTVTYNLAKDWDIETIIKRCSEAKFQGVELRTTHAHKVEVNLSSSQRSEVKRRFADSPVQLWSLGSAFDYHTPDPATLAADIKATKEYIQLAHDVGATGVKVRPNGLPKEVPPEKTLEQIGRSLKELGQFGHNLGQVIRLEVHGTGTSLLPNIRKIIDAADHPAVGVCWNSNPTDLLGDGFDANFNLVQHKINAVHMRDLFLEDYPFRTLLRRLNEIGYTGFCLAEIPDSPDPVRIMKYFRALWLAYQT
- a CDS encoding GNAT family N-acetyltransferase, yielding MADPCPSYRIRAARPDDRPATYRVCLETGDAGRDGTSLFQDDPEALGRFYVGPYLQFEPRLALVLEDDTGVCGYALAVLDSRPFYRRFEEEWLTELRRQFPEPSGDPTTWTPARKMHWEYHHPSIHLPKPYAHYPSHLHIDLMPRAQGHRLGVRMMDILLGELRRLGSPGVHLAMHPGNHRALHFYGKLGFTELIRTGAGDSATLYLGLRFAA
- a CDS encoding SIS domain-containing protein, with the protein product MTENNGIDRFYHAVLAQLEKVRQTQAASLQTTAEWLAQALVADRWLYVFGTGHSHMLAEEVFYRAGGLARAAPILDHRLMLHHEAIQATYVERETGLADRILASYPVAPGDILIVASNSGRNAVPIEMALRGKELGLRTIAVTNMEQSQAWPSRHTSGKRLFEVCDLVLDNCGVSGDACLDFPGLPGRVGPMSSLTGLFLINAMVVEAIRLALLKGTCPEIYISSNTNGDAHNHQLLEKYRGRLRHL